The following are from one region of the Oncorhynchus nerka isolate Pitt River linkage group LG8, Oner_Uvic_2.0, whole genome shotgun sequence genome:
- the si:ch73-335l21.4 gene encoding E3 ubiquitin-protein ligase-like, whose protein sequence is MCSEHECGICYRSYNTDRRCPRELQCKHIFCESCIVTLSRPSVCEVESRKECSRQDKTIVCPLCRYTTSVSGKVRAALRVDEGILERMVSSGVLSMTDDEEDREDDETSHENSAEERDSSSDSVVGRFRGSLRRVWGKLTPNNDQRRAGCMTDEDLRDLAMMSCYLI, encoded by the exons ATGTGTTCAGAACATGAGTGCGGAATTTGTTACAGAAGCTACAACACCGATCGTCGGTGTCCTCGTGAGTTACAGTGTAAGCACATCTTTTGTGAGAGCTGTATCGTGACTCTTTCTCGACCCTCGGTATGTGAAGTGGAATCCAGGAAGGAATGTTCGCGGCAGGACAAGACAATTGTTTGCCCACTGTGCCGGTACACAACTTCGGTCTCGGGTAAAGTGAGGGCAGCGCTTCGGGTAGACGAAGGTATTCTTGAGCGCATGGTGTCATCTGGCGTACTAAGCATGACAGACGACGAGGAGGATCGCGAAGATGATGAGACTTCTCATGAGAACTCAGCCGAGGAAAGGGACTCCTCTTCGGATTCCGTAGTTGGAAGGTTCCGCGGTTCGCTGAGGCGCGTCTGGGGCAAATTAACTCCGAATAATGACCAACGGAGAGCGG GTTGTATGACTGATGAGGACCTACGAGACCTTGCCATGATGTCATGCTACCTCATTTGA
- the si:ch73-335l21.2 gene encoding LOW QUALITY PROTEIN: RING finger domain-containing protein (The sequence of the model RefSeq protein was modified relative to this genomic sequence to represent the inferred CDS: inserted 1 base in 1 codon), producing the protein MAEPPEPVLFQGHPVSAATPSXGESTDVECPICYQEYNQSSKCPRMLECLHVFCTECLQRIQLSPYPTDPSDPQSPPSPAISCPLCRHPTTLETGDPLTLPCNSRILAQLPPMAFRMPTSVATRLATVTQSVVLSLEASRDSRFIILPTVSLRVEQMQPSDRPHSGGGLVDEVEVLQHHRRTLVCVQLLVVVFWVLFGVTCIVAVVFGPSFFCK; encoded by the exons ATGGCTGAGCCCCCGGAACCAGTGCTCTTCCAGGGGCACCCAGTCTCAGCAGCCACCCCCA CTGGGGAGTCCACAGATGTGGAGTGTCCCATCTGCTACCAGGAGTACAACCAGAGCAGCAAGTGTCCTCGCATGCTGGAGTGCCTCCATGTCTTTTGCACCGAGTGCCTCCAGAGGATCCAGCTGTCCCCGTATCCAACTGACCCCTCGGACCCCCAGAGCCCTCCCAGTCCTGCCATCTCCTGCCCCCTTTGCCGCCACCCCACCACGCTGGAGACAGGTGACCCCCTCACCTTGCCCTGCAACTCCCGCATCCTGGCCCAGCTGCCGCCCATGGCCTTCCGCATGCCCACATCGGTGGCCACCCGACTGGCCACAGTCACTCAGAGTGTGGTCCTCTCCCTGGAGGCCAGCAGGGATTCTCGCTTCATCATCCTGCCCACAGTGAGCCTCCGGGTGGAGCAGATGCAACCCAGCGATAGGCCCCACAGCGGTGGAGGACTGGTTGATGAGGTGGAGGTGCTGCAGCACCACAGGAGGACCCTGGTATGTGTCCAGCTGCTAGTCGTGGTCTTCTGGGTGTTGTTTGGGGTGACCTGCATAGTGGCGGTAGTGTTCGGGCCAAGCTTCTTCTGCAAATGA